One Nitrospinota bacterium DNA segment encodes these proteins:
- the def gene encoding peptide deformylase, with the protein MGDIYKGQPSILKIAQLGNPVLRIPAAPLTDQEILHPSTSHFIDSMIATMREYNGAGLAAPQVSFSKQIIVIESRENRGGDFPLTILLNPKIVEFSKDLAEGWEGCLSLKDLWGKVKRSTRIKVEAKTREGKNIDIKAEGFFAIVLQHEIDHLYGKVFVDRMEDMTSLCFTAEYNKYMTDEL; encoded by the coding sequence TTGGGTGATATCTACAAGGGGCAACCTTCGATCCTGAAAATTGCCCAGCTGGGGAACCCCGTCCTCAGGATCCCCGCGGCGCCGCTGACCGATCAGGAGATATTACACCCTTCCACCTCTCATTTTATCGATTCAATGATTGCAACAATGAGGGAATACAACGGCGCGGGGCTCGCCGCTCCGCAGGTATCTTTTTCAAAACAGATCATCGTCATCGAATCGAGGGAAAACAGGGGGGGGGACTTCCCCCTTACCATCCTGCTAAATCCAAAAATCGTGGAATTTTCAAAAGATCTTGCCGAAGGGTGGGAAGGGTGCCTTTCGCTAAAGGATCTCTGGGGGAAAGTAAAACGGTCGACAAGGATAAAAGTCGAAGCCAAAACCCGCGAAGGAAAAAATATCGACATAAAGGCTGAAGGTTTTTTCGCGATAGTGCTGCAACACGAAATCGACCACCTGTACGGCAAGGTATTTGTCGACCGAATGGAAGATATGACCTCCCTCTGCTTTACCGCGGAATACAATAAATACATGACCGATGAACTTTAA
- a CDS encoding (2Fe-2S)-binding protein, giving the protein MENIDHGRPANRKASPFDKEKNIICSCHGISEHDIETGVISGIDTFEKFQEKTGIGNGKGKCLPGARSLFHEYRAKYLG; this is encoded by the coding sequence ATGGAAAACATCGATCATGGAAGACCGGCAAACCGGAAAGCTTCCCCATTCGACAAAGAGAAAAACATAATCTGCTCTTGCCACGGCATTTCCGAACATGACATTGAAACCGGGGTCATCTCCGGAATTGATACGTTTGAAAAGTTTCAGGAAAAAACCGGGATAGGAAATGGAAAAGGGAAGTGTCTCCCGGGAGCCAGATCCCTTTTCCATGAATACAGGGCAAAATACCTTGGGTGA
- a CDS encoding zinc ribbon domain-containing protein, which produces MPIYEYGCPKCEREFEVLHGISDNSARKCPECGAKMKKLISLGSFHLKGGGWYKDGYGSSGSSGESAKSTSTSSAATGGSETTTSSGDSKKEKGKSKGTKAA; this is translated from the coding sequence ATGCCAATTTATGAGTATGGATGCCCGAAATGCGAACGCGAGTTTGAGGTCCTTCACGGGATTTCCGATAATTCAGCCAGAAAATGCCCCGAATGCGGCGCTAAAATGAAAAAGCTGATCTCCCTCGGCTCTTTCCACCTTAAAGGTGGGGGATGGTACAAGGACGGATACGGTTCTTCAGGCTCCTCAGGCGAATCAGCCAAATCGACGTCAACATCAAGCGCCGCTACTGGCGGCAGTGAAACAACAACATCCTCCGGTGACAGCAAAAAGGAGAAGGGAAAATCAAAAGGAACAAAAGCGGCTTAA
- a CDS encoding branched-chain amino acid transaminase, whose amino-acid sequence MSAPNSKLIWMDGKLVPWDEANVHVLTHSLHYGTGIFEGVRCYNTDKGPAIFRHKEHVDRLFNSAHIMGYEIPFSKDEIAEATKETIRKNGLKECYIRPLVWLGTKGRGLNPTGLDVHTAIAAWEWGTYLGKEALENGISVTISSFTRHHPNIAMTKAKVTGVYFNSVLAKQDAIRNGFDEAILLDPLGNVAEGSGENIFVIRNGILKTPPLVSILEGISRESVIEVARDLGIRVEEQYFPRDEVYIADEAFLTGTAAELTPIREIDRRKIGSGKRGPLTTKIQEVYFKALKGQEKKYSKWLDFI is encoded by the coding sequence ATGAGCGCACCAAACAGCAAACTGATATGGATGGACGGCAAGCTGGTCCCTTGGGACGAGGCGAACGTTCATGTTCTTACACATTCGCTCCACTACGGCACCGGCATATTCGAAGGGGTACGCTGTTACAACACCGATAAAGGCCCGGCCATCTTCAGGCACAAGGAGCACGTGGACCGGCTCTTCAACTCGGCGCATATCATGGGATACGAGATCCCGTTCAGCAAGGATGAGATCGCCGAAGCGACAAAGGAGACTATCCGCAAGAACGGACTGAAAGAGTGCTACATCCGCCCCCTTGTCTGGCTTGGAACAAAGGGGAGGGGCCTCAATCCGACCGGTCTCGACGTTCATACCGCTATCGCGGCGTGGGAATGGGGCACCTATCTCGGCAAGGAAGCTCTGGAAAACGGCATATCCGTCACCATATCCTCCTTCACAAGGCACCATCCGAATATCGCAATGACAAAAGCCAAGGTAACAGGGGTCTATTTCAACTCCGTCCTGGCAAAACAGGACGCGATAAGGAACGGATTCGACGAAGCGATCCTGCTTGACCCTCTTGGCAACGTTGCCGAAGGTTCGGGTGAAAACATATTCGTCATCAGGAACGGCATTCTCAAAACACCGCCGCTCGTTTCCATCCTTGAAGGGATATCCCGCGAAAGCGTTATTGAGGTTGCGCGCGACCTCGGCATTCGCGTTGAGGAACAGTATTTCCCGAGGGATGAGGTTTATATAGCCGACGAGGCGTTCCTTACAGGGACAGCGGCGGAGCTCACCCCGATACGCGAGATCGACAGAAGGAAAATCGGCAGCGGCAAACGCGGGCCGTTGACCACCAAAATACAGGAGGTCTATTTCAAGGCGCTAAAGGGTCAGGAGAAAAAATATTCAAAGTGGCTTGATTTTATCTAA
- a CDS encoding 4a-hydroxytetrahydrobiopterin dehydratase, which yields MKEQIGACSLTDKKCVPCEGGIPPKTESEAKELLKQLDGWILKDGKIEKSFGFKDFYETIEFVNGVAWICNREGHHPDLEVSYNKCRVVFWTHAIGGLSENDFICAAKVDRLFE from the coding sequence ATGAAAGAGCAGATAGGAGCATGCTCCTTGACCGACAAGAAGTGCGTGCCATGTGAAGGCGGCATCCCCCCCAAGACGGAAAGCGAGGCAAAAGAGCTTTTGAAACAGCTTGACGGCTGGATATTGAAGGATGGGAAGATCGAGAAGAGTTTCGGTTTCAAGGATTTTTACGAGACGATAGAGTTCGTAAACGGCGTGGCGTGGATATGCAACAGGGAAGGGCACCATCCCGACCTGGAGGTTTCGTATAACAAATGCAGGGTCGTCTTCTGGACGCACGCTATAGGCGGATTGTCGGAAAACGATTTCATCTGCGCCGCCAAGGTCGACAGGCTTTTCGAGTAG